A single region of the Manihot esculenta cultivar AM560-2 chromosome 12, M.esculenta_v8, whole genome shotgun sequence genome encodes:
- the LOC110628573 gene encoding serine/threonine-protein kinase 38-like isoform X1 — MDSARSWLQKLQPRDKLRASSRKKNTFDESKDEEMSPEDEEALSNITKQKVAAAKQYIENHYKEQMKNLQERKERRTTLEKKLADADVSEEDQNNLLKFLEKKETEYMRLQRHKMGVDDFELLTMIGKGAFGEVRVCREKTTDHVYAMKKLKKSEMLRRGQVEHVRAERNLLAEVDSNCIVKLYCSFQDEEFLYLIMEYLPGGDMMTLLMRKDTLTEDEARFYVGETVLAIESIHKHNYIHRDIKPDNLLLDRYGHLRLSDFGLCKPLDCSTIQEGDFSVVNNSANGTGPNEERPEAPKRTQQEQLQHWQKNRRMLAYSTVGTPDYIAPEVLLKKGYGMECDWWSLGAIMYEMLVGYPPFYSDDPMSTCRKIVNWRTHLKFPEEAKLSPEAKDLISKLLCNVSERLGTKGAAEIKAHPFFNGIEWDKLYLMEAAFIPEVKDELDTQNFEKFEESENQTQATTKSGPWRKMLSSKDLNFVGYTYKNFEIVNDYQVPGMADLKKKNNKPKRPSVKTLFDAESETSESSDTTSEQSVQGSFLNLLPPKLEASEKKKDSL, encoded by the exons ATGGATTCAGCGAGGAGTTGGCTTCAGAAGCTTCAGCCGCGGGACAAGCTGAGGGCTTCTTCTAGGAAGAAGAATACGTTTGATGAAAGTAAGGATGAGGAGATGTCGCCAGAAGATGAGGAAGCTCTTTCCAACATCACCAAGCAGAAAGTTGCTGCCGCCAAGCAGTATATTGAGAACCATTACAAGGAGCAAATGAAGAATCTGCAGGAGAGGAAGGAGCG ACGAACTACACTGGAAAAGAAGTTGGCTGATGCTGATGTGTCGGAGGAAGATCAGAACAACCTACTTAAGTTTTTGGAGAAGAAAGAAACTGAATACATGCGCCTGCAGAGGCATAAAATGGGTGTCGATGACTTTGAATTACTAACAATGATTGGCAAGGGTGCATTTGGGGAG GTTAGAGTTTGTAGGGAAAAGACAACAGATCATGTGTATGCCATGAAGAAACTAAAGAAATCAGAGATGCTTCGTAGAGGCCAA GTTGAGCATGTGAGAGCTGAGAGGAATTTGCTTGCAGAGGTTGACAGCAATTGCATTGTAAAACTTTATTGCTCTTTTCAAGATGAAGAGTTTCTGTACCTTATCATGGAATACCTGCCTGGTGGGGATATGATGACTTTACTTATGAGAAAAGATACCTTGACAGAAGATGAAGCTAGATTTTATGTTGGAGAAACAGTTTTAGCTATCGAATCTATCCATAAGCACAATTACATCCACAG GGATATCAAGCCTGATAACTTGCTACTTGATAGATATGGACACTTGAGGCTGTCTGATTTTGGACTATGTAAACCATTAGACTGCAGTACCATCCAAGAAGGGGATTTTTCAGTAGTGAACAACAGTGCTAATGGGACTGGACCGAATGAAGAAAGGCCAGAAGCTCCAAAGCGCACGCAACAGGAGCAACTACAACATTGGCAGAAGAACAGAAGGATGCTT GCTTATTCCACTGTTGGTACACCTGACTATATCGCTCCAGAAGTTCTCCTGAAGAAAGGTTATGGAATGGAGTGTGATTG GTGGTCACTTGGTGCTATTATGTACGAAATGCTTGTGGGCTACCCACCTTTTTATTCAGATGATCCTATGTCAACCTGTAGGAAG ATAGTAAATTGGAGAACTCATTTGAAATTTCCAGAAGAAGCAAAGTTATCTCCAGAGGCAAAGGATCTTATTAGCAAACTCTTGTGTAATGTCAGCGAGAGGTTGGGAACAAAAGGCGCAGCTGAAATAAAG GCTCATCCTTTTTTTAATGGTATCGAATGGGATAAGCTTTATCTGATGGAAGCTGCATTTATCCCGGAGGTCAAGGATGAGCTAGATACTCAAAATTTTGAGAAGTTTGAAGAA TCTGAGAACCAGACTCAAGCTACTACAAAAAGCGGTCCATGGAGAAAG ATGCTGTCATCTAAAGATCTCAATTTTGTGGGCTACACATATAAGAACTTTGAAATTGTGAATGATTATCAAGTGCCTGGAATGG CTGACTTGAAGAAGAAAAACAACAAACCAAAGAGGCCATCAGTCAAGACGCTCTTTG ATGCAGAATCAGAGACATCGGAATCATCAGATACTACTAGTGAACAATCTGTTCAAGGGAGTTTtctgaacctcttgcctcccaaactaGAAGCATCTGAAAAGAAGAAGGATTCCTTGTAA
- the LOC110627921 gene encoding protein SCARECROW codes for MKGGYEVVHGSLDMMPPHEPWDYSSVGFPSAPLISSSFPNKPVMNLERNELSEWVENVTKQLIDDMPDTASCENLHTDATMVYSDDNNNIFPSSLLMGGGDFRPRKSMRRSYFDGVYNGEDCHWSNEQNLAASSSNSSSSSAAAARGLSRIDEQGLSLITLLLECAVAISVDNLGEAHRMLLELTQMASPYGPSCAERVVAYFAKAMASRVINSWLGICSPLINHKSVHTAFQVFNNVSPFIKFAHFTSNQAILEAFHRRDRVHIIDLDIMQGLQWPALFHILATRIEGPPHVRMTGMGTSMELLVETGKQLSNFAKRLGMSFEFHPVAKKFGEIDASMVPLRRGETLAVHWLQHSLYDATGPDWKTMRLLEELAPRVITLVEQDISHGGSFLDRFVGSLHYYSTLFDSLGAFLPCEDSSRHRVEHCLLHREINNILAIGGPARSGEDKFRHWRSELATRSSFMQVPMSANSMAQAQLILNMFPPAHGYSLVQGDGTLKLGWKETSLFTASAWTSHSSR; via the coding sequence ATGAAGGGAGGATATGAAGTGGTTCATGGGTCTCTTGATATGATGCCACCACATGAACCATGGGATTATTCCTCTGTTGGGTTTCCTTCAGCTCCATTAATTTCCAGTTCCTTTCCTAATAAGCCAGTAATGAACTTGGAGAGGAATGAGCTCTCTGAGTGGGTTGAAAATGTCACCAAACAGCTTATTGATGACATGCCTGATACGGCAAGCTGTGAGAATCTGCATACAGACGCAACAATGGTCTATTCGgatgataataataacatctttccTTCATCACTCTTAATGGGTGGTGGTGATTTTAGACCAAGAAAATCTATGAGGAGAAGTTACTTTGATGGTGTATATAATGGAGAAGATTGCCATTGGAGCAATGAGCAAAATTTGGCAGCGAGCAGTAGCAACAGCAGTAGTAGCAGTGCTGCTGCTGCTAGAGGCTTGAGTAGAATAGATGAGCAAGGCTTGAGCTTGATAACTCTTCTGTTGGAGTGTGCGGTTGCTATATCAGTTGATAATCTCGGTGAAGCTCATAGAATGTTGCTTGAGCTTACCCAAATGGCTTCTCCTTATGGTCCTTCTTGTGCTGAAAGAGTTGTGGCTTATTTTGCTAAGGCCATGGCTAGTAGGGTTATAAACTCATGGCTAGGTATTTGCTCTCCTTTGATTAACCACAAGAGTGTTCACACAGCTTTTCAAGTCTTCAACAATGTCTCTCCTTTTATCAAATTTGCACACTTCACCTCTAACCAAGCAATCCTCGAAGCCTTCCACCGCAGAGACAGAGTTCACATAATCGATCTAGACATCATGCAAGGCTTGCAATGGCCTGCTTTGTTTCACATCCTCGCAACGAGAATTGAAGGTCCTCCACACGTTAGAATGACAGGCATGGGAACTTCCATGGAGCTGCTCGTAGAGACAGGGAAACAACTCTCAAATTTCGCTAAGCGGCTTGGAATGTCATTTGAATTCCACCCAGTTGCGAAGAAATTCGGAGAAATTGATGCGTCGATGGTTCCACTGAGGAGAGGCGAAACACTGGCCGTACATTGGCTGCAACACTCACTGTATGATGCCACAGGACCTGACTGGAAAACGATGAGACTACTCGAAGAACTGGCtccaagagttatcacattGGTCGAGCAAGACATCTCCCATGGAGGATCATTCTTGGACCGTTTCGTAGGTTCTCTTCACTACTACTCAACCTTGTTCGATTCCCTCGGTGCATTTCTGCCATGTGAAGACTCAAGCAGGCACAGAGTAGAGCATTGTCTTCTACACAGAGAAATCAACAACATCTTAGCCATTGGAGGACCAGCAAGAAGTGGAGAAGACAAGTTCCGGCATTGGAGAAGTGAGCTAGCAACAAGAAGTTCATTTATGCAAGTACCCATGAGCGCAAACTCCATGGCTCAAGCACAGCTGATACTGAACATGTTTCCTCCTGCTCATGGATATAGCCTTGTGCAAGGAGATGGAACTTTGAAGCTTGGGTGGAAGGAGACAAGCTTGTTCACTGCTTCCGCTTGGACTTCACATTCTTCTAGATAG
- the LOC110628573 gene encoding serine/threonine-protein kinase 38-like isoform X2 has translation MDSARSWLQKLQPRDKLRASSRKKNTFDESKDEEMSPEDEEALSNITKQKVAAAKQYIENHYKEQMKNLQERKERRTTLEKKLADADVSEEDQNNLLKFLEKKETEYMRLQRHKMGVDDFELLTMIGKGAFGEVRVCREKTTDHVYAMKKLKKSEMLRRGQVEHVRAERNLLAEVDSNCIVKLYCSFQDEEFLYLIMEYLPGGDMMTLLMRKDTLTEDEARFYVGETVLAIESIHKHNYIHRDIKPDNLLLDRYGHLRLSDFGLCKPLDCSTIQEGDFSVVNNSANGTGPNEERPEAPKRTQQEQLQHWQKNRRMLAYSTVGTPDYIAPEVLLKKGYGMECDWWSLGAIMYEMLVGYPPFYSDDPMSTCRKIVNWRTHLKFPEEAKLSPEAKDLISKLLCNVSERLGTKGAAEIKAHPFFNGIEWDKLYLMEAAFIPEVKDELDTQNFEKFEESENQTQATTKSGPWRKLT, from the exons ATGGATTCAGCGAGGAGTTGGCTTCAGAAGCTTCAGCCGCGGGACAAGCTGAGGGCTTCTTCTAGGAAGAAGAATACGTTTGATGAAAGTAAGGATGAGGAGATGTCGCCAGAAGATGAGGAAGCTCTTTCCAACATCACCAAGCAGAAAGTTGCTGCCGCCAAGCAGTATATTGAGAACCATTACAAGGAGCAAATGAAGAATCTGCAGGAGAGGAAGGAGCG ACGAACTACACTGGAAAAGAAGTTGGCTGATGCTGATGTGTCGGAGGAAGATCAGAACAACCTACTTAAGTTTTTGGAGAAGAAAGAAACTGAATACATGCGCCTGCAGAGGCATAAAATGGGTGTCGATGACTTTGAATTACTAACAATGATTGGCAAGGGTGCATTTGGGGAG GTTAGAGTTTGTAGGGAAAAGACAACAGATCATGTGTATGCCATGAAGAAACTAAAGAAATCAGAGATGCTTCGTAGAGGCCAA GTTGAGCATGTGAGAGCTGAGAGGAATTTGCTTGCAGAGGTTGACAGCAATTGCATTGTAAAACTTTATTGCTCTTTTCAAGATGAAGAGTTTCTGTACCTTATCATGGAATACCTGCCTGGTGGGGATATGATGACTTTACTTATGAGAAAAGATACCTTGACAGAAGATGAAGCTAGATTTTATGTTGGAGAAACAGTTTTAGCTATCGAATCTATCCATAAGCACAATTACATCCACAG GGATATCAAGCCTGATAACTTGCTACTTGATAGATATGGACACTTGAGGCTGTCTGATTTTGGACTATGTAAACCATTAGACTGCAGTACCATCCAAGAAGGGGATTTTTCAGTAGTGAACAACAGTGCTAATGGGACTGGACCGAATGAAGAAAGGCCAGAAGCTCCAAAGCGCACGCAACAGGAGCAACTACAACATTGGCAGAAGAACAGAAGGATGCTT GCTTATTCCACTGTTGGTACACCTGACTATATCGCTCCAGAAGTTCTCCTGAAGAAAGGTTATGGAATGGAGTGTGATTG GTGGTCACTTGGTGCTATTATGTACGAAATGCTTGTGGGCTACCCACCTTTTTATTCAGATGATCCTATGTCAACCTGTAGGAAG ATAGTAAATTGGAGAACTCATTTGAAATTTCCAGAAGAAGCAAAGTTATCTCCAGAGGCAAAGGATCTTATTAGCAAACTCTTGTGTAATGTCAGCGAGAGGTTGGGAACAAAAGGCGCAGCTGAAATAAAG GCTCATCCTTTTTTTAATGGTATCGAATGGGATAAGCTTTATCTGATGGAAGCTGCATTTATCCCGGAGGTCAAGGATGAGCTAGATACTCAAAATTTTGAGAAGTTTGAAGAA TCTGAGAACCAGACTCAAGCTACTACAAAAAGCGGTCCATGGAGAAAG CTGACTTGA
- the LOC110628573 gene encoding serine/threonine-protein kinase 38-like isoform X3 produces the protein MRLQRHKMGVDDFELLTMIGKGAFGEVRVCREKTTDHVYAMKKLKKSEMLRRGQVEHVRAERNLLAEVDSNCIVKLYCSFQDEEFLYLIMEYLPGGDMMTLLMRKDTLTEDEARFYVGETVLAIESIHKHNYIHRDIKPDNLLLDRYGHLRLSDFGLCKPLDCSTIQEGDFSVVNNSANGTGPNEERPEAPKRTQQEQLQHWQKNRRMLAYSTVGTPDYIAPEVLLKKGYGMECDWWSLGAIMYEMLVGYPPFYSDDPMSTCRKIVNWRTHLKFPEEAKLSPEAKDLISKLLCNVSERLGTKGAAEIKAHPFFNGIEWDKLYLMEAAFIPEVKDELDTQNFEKFEESENQTQATTKSGPWRKMLSSKDLNFVGYTYKNFEIVNDYQVPGMADLKKKNNKPKRPSVKTLFDAESETSESSDTTSEQSVQGSFLNLLPPKLEASEKKKDSL, from the exons ATGCGCCTGCAGAGGCATAAAATGGGTGTCGATGACTTTGAATTACTAACAATGATTGGCAAGGGTGCATTTGGGGAG GTTAGAGTTTGTAGGGAAAAGACAACAGATCATGTGTATGCCATGAAGAAACTAAAGAAATCAGAGATGCTTCGTAGAGGCCAA GTTGAGCATGTGAGAGCTGAGAGGAATTTGCTTGCAGAGGTTGACAGCAATTGCATTGTAAAACTTTATTGCTCTTTTCAAGATGAAGAGTTTCTGTACCTTATCATGGAATACCTGCCTGGTGGGGATATGATGACTTTACTTATGAGAAAAGATACCTTGACAGAAGATGAAGCTAGATTTTATGTTGGAGAAACAGTTTTAGCTATCGAATCTATCCATAAGCACAATTACATCCACAG GGATATCAAGCCTGATAACTTGCTACTTGATAGATATGGACACTTGAGGCTGTCTGATTTTGGACTATGTAAACCATTAGACTGCAGTACCATCCAAGAAGGGGATTTTTCAGTAGTGAACAACAGTGCTAATGGGACTGGACCGAATGAAGAAAGGCCAGAAGCTCCAAAGCGCACGCAACAGGAGCAACTACAACATTGGCAGAAGAACAGAAGGATGCTT GCTTATTCCACTGTTGGTACACCTGACTATATCGCTCCAGAAGTTCTCCTGAAGAAAGGTTATGGAATGGAGTGTGATTG GTGGTCACTTGGTGCTATTATGTACGAAATGCTTGTGGGCTACCCACCTTTTTATTCAGATGATCCTATGTCAACCTGTAGGAAG ATAGTAAATTGGAGAACTCATTTGAAATTTCCAGAAGAAGCAAAGTTATCTCCAGAGGCAAAGGATCTTATTAGCAAACTCTTGTGTAATGTCAGCGAGAGGTTGGGAACAAAAGGCGCAGCTGAAATAAAG GCTCATCCTTTTTTTAATGGTATCGAATGGGATAAGCTTTATCTGATGGAAGCTGCATTTATCCCGGAGGTCAAGGATGAGCTAGATACTCAAAATTTTGAGAAGTTTGAAGAA TCTGAGAACCAGACTCAAGCTACTACAAAAAGCGGTCCATGGAGAAAG ATGCTGTCATCTAAAGATCTCAATTTTGTGGGCTACACATATAAGAACTTTGAAATTGTGAATGATTATCAAGTGCCTGGAATGG CTGACTTGAAGAAGAAAAACAACAAACCAAAGAGGCCATCAGTCAAGACGCTCTTTG ATGCAGAATCAGAGACATCGGAATCATCAGATACTACTAGTGAACAATCTGTTCAAGGGAGTTTtctgaacctcttgcctcccaaactaGAAGCATCTGAAAAGAAGAAGGATTCCTTGTAA